The Microbulbifer sp. YPW1 genome contains a region encoding:
- a CDS encoding SelT/SelW/SelH family protein, which yields MQNTVTIHYCVQCNWMLRATWMAQELLYTFADDLEQVALKPGSGGVFEIHVGDTLIWERKRDGGFPGPKELKQKVRDVLFPERDLGHVDK from the coding sequence ATGCAAAATACCGTCACCATTCACTACTGCGTGCAATGCAACTGGATGTTGCGTGCCACCTGGATGGCTCAGGAACTGCTGTACACCTTTGCCGACGACCTTGAGCAGGTTGCGCTCAAGCCCGGCAGCGGTGGCGTTTTCGAGATTCACGTAGGTGACACGCTGATCTGGGAGCGCAAGCGCGACGGGGGCTTCCCCGGACCCAAGGAATTAAAACAGAAGGTGCGTGACGTATTGTTCCCGGAACGCGACCTGGGCCACGTGGATAAGTAG
- the mpl gene encoding UDP-N-acetylmuramate:L-alanyl-gamma-D-glutamyl-meso-diaminopimelate ligase has protein sequence MHIHILGICGTFMGSLAQLAVAEGHRVTGSDANVYPPMSTQLERAGIELTEGYDPAQLDPAPDLVIIGNALSRGNPAVEAVLEKGLAYTSGAQWLCDHFLGGRWVLAVSGTHGKTTTASMLAWVLDYAGMDPGFLIGGVPQNFDVSARLGSTPFFVVEADEYDTAFFDKRSKFVHYRPRTLIINNLEFDHADIFDDLAAIQRQFHHLVRTVPGSGLIIAAQEDAVTQVLEQGCWSEVQRFDVASDEDVCLGDWCAVNVAADGSRFDVQLEGSTVASVAWEQTGLHSVKNGLAVMAAARHVGVEPAVAAEALGKFGGVKRRMECLGDIQGIRVYDDFAHHPTAIETTLNGLRAKVGGDKVIALIEPRSNTMRMGHHQNQLARACAGADLVLWYQPEGMDWSLDEVVHHSTVPAKVLHSIDAAVESVLELSAPGSHVIVMSNGGFGGVHQRLLHALEQKYGK, from the coding sequence ATGCATATTCATATTTTAGGTATTTGTGGCACTTTTATGGGCAGCCTCGCCCAGCTGGCGGTGGCGGAAGGCCACCGGGTGACCGGTTCAGATGCCAACGTCTACCCGCCCATGAGTACCCAGTTGGAGCGCGCGGGCATCGAGCTGACCGAGGGCTACGACCCCGCACAGCTGGACCCGGCGCCGGATCTGGTGATTATTGGCAACGCGCTGTCGCGGGGAAATCCCGCGGTGGAAGCGGTACTGGAGAAGGGGCTCGCCTATACCTCCGGGGCCCAGTGGTTGTGTGACCACTTCCTCGGCGGGCGCTGGGTGCTGGCGGTGTCGGGCACCCACGGCAAAACCACCACCGCCAGTATGCTGGCCTGGGTGCTGGACTATGCGGGCATGGATCCGGGCTTCCTGATCGGCGGCGTGCCGCAGAATTTCGATGTTTCCGCCCGCCTGGGCAGCACCCCGTTTTTCGTGGTGGAGGCGGATGAGTACGACACCGCGTTTTTCGACAAGCGCTCCAAGTTTGTCCACTACCGTCCACGCACCCTGATTATCAATAATCTCGAATTCGACCACGCAGACATCTTTGATGACCTGGCGGCGATTCAGCGACAGTTCCACCACCTGGTGCGCACCGTGCCCGGCTCGGGCCTGATCATTGCCGCGCAGGAAGACGCGGTCACCCAGGTGCTGGAACAGGGCTGCTGGAGCGAAGTACAGCGCTTCGACGTGGCCAGCGATGAGGATGTGTGCCTCGGTGACTGGTGTGCGGTCAATGTGGCCGCCGACGGCAGCCGGTTTGATGTGCAGCTGGAAGGCAGTACCGTGGCCAGTGTGGCGTGGGAGCAGACCGGGCTGCACAGCGTGAAAAACGGTCTGGCGGTGATGGCGGCTGCCCGTCATGTGGGCGTGGAGCCGGCGGTTGCTGCGGAGGCGCTGGGTAAATTCGGCGGGGTGAAGCGCCGTATGGAGTGCCTGGGGGATATCCAGGGAATCCGTGTGTACGATGATTTCGCCCATCATCCCACCGCCATAGAGACCACACTCAACGGCCTGCGAGCCAAGGTCGGCGGGGACAAAGTTATTGCGCTGATTGAACCGCGCTCCAATACCATGCGTATGGGACACCATCAGAACCAGCTGGCACGCGCCTGCGCCGGGGCCGACCTGGTGCTCTGGTACCAGCCCGAGGGGATGGACTGGTCCCTGGATGAGGTGGTTCATCATTCAACCGTGCCGGCGAAGGTTCTCCACAGTATCGACGCTGCGGTAGAATCCGTGCTCGAACTATCTGCCCCGGGCAGTCACGTTATTGTAATGAGCAATGGCGGCTTCGGCGGCGTACACCAGCGGTTGTTACACGCCCTGGAACAGAAATACGGCAAATAG
- a CDS encoding 6-phosphofructokinase: protein MSKKNAFYAQSGGVTAVINASACGVIETAQQHGDKIGKVYAGLNGIVGALREELIDVSQESRDTIAALRHTPSGAFGSCRYKLKSLEQNRAEYERLIEVFKAHDIGYFFYNGGGDSADTCLKISQLSEKMGYPIQAIHIPKTVDNDLPFTDNCPGFGSVAKYVAVSTKEAALDVASMCATSTKVFIVEVMGRHAGWIAAAGALAQEEEGDAPHIILLPEVAFDKEKFLAKVQQTVTDKGYCVIVASEGAQYEDGTFLADAGSVDAFGHKQLGGVAPTLAKMVKDELGFKYHWALADYLQRAARHIASATDVEQAYAVGKAAVEAAVAGKNAIMPTIERNGSSAADYSWSIGEAPLSEVANVEKFMPEEFISEDGFGITEAARNYLEPLIQGEDYPPYKNGIPQYARLKKVLVDKKLEQGFDV, encoded by the coding sequence ATGTCGAAGAAGAACGCTTTTTACGCGCAATCCGGCGGCGTTACCGCCGTCATCAACGCCTCCGCATGTGGAGTCATAGAGACTGCCCAGCAGCACGGCGATAAGATCGGCAAGGTCTACGCCGGCCTGAATGGTATTGTCGGTGCCCTCCGCGAGGAACTGATCGACGTAAGTCAGGAAAGCCGCGACACCATTGCCGCATTGCGCCACACCCCATCCGGCGCCTTTGGCTCCTGCCGCTACAAGCTGAAGAGCCTCGAGCAGAACCGCGCCGAGTACGAGCGTCTGATCGAAGTGTTCAAGGCCCACGATATCGGCTACTTCTTCTACAACGGTGGCGGTGACTCCGCCGATACCTGTCTCAAGATCTCCCAGCTATCGGAGAAGATGGGTTACCCCATCCAGGCCATCCACATTCCCAAGACCGTGGACAATGACCTGCCGTTCACCGACAACTGCCCGGGATTCGGTTCCGTCGCCAAATACGTTGCGGTATCCACCAAGGAAGCGGCGCTGGACGTGGCTTCCATGTGCGCAACTTCCACCAAGGTGTTCATTGTCGAAGTGATGGGCCGTCACGCGGGCTGGATTGCCGCCGCCGGCGCCCTCGCCCAGGAAGAGGAAGGCGATGCACCGCACATCATCCTGCTGCCCGAAGTCGCGTTTGATAAAGAAAAGTTCCTGGCCAAGGTTCAGCAGACTGTCACCGACAAGGGCTACTGCGTGATCGTTGCCTCCGAAGGCGCCCAGTACGAAGACGGCACCTTCCTCGCCGACGCCGGCAGCGTCGATGCCTTCGGCCACAAGCAGCTGGGCGGGGTAGCACCGACCCTGGCCAAGATGGTCAAGGACGAGCTGGGCTTCAAATACCACTGGGCACTGGCCGACTACCTGCAGCGCGCCGCGCGCCACATCGCGTCTGCCACCGACGTGGAGCAGGCTTACGCGGTTGGCAAGGCCGCGGTGGAGGCAGCGGTTGCCGGCAAGAACGCGATCATGCCCACCATTGAGCGCAATGGCAGCTCCGCCGCCGATTACAGCTGGAGCATTGGCGAAGCTCCGCTTTCCGAGGTGGCCAACGTCGAGAAGTTCATGCCCGAGGAATTTATTTCCGAAGACGGTTTCGGTATCACCGAGGCTGCCCGCAACTACCTGGAGCCGCTGATCCAGGGCGAAGACTACCCGCCCTACAAAAACGGCATCCCCCAGTACGCGCGCCTGAAAAAAGTCCTGGTGGACAAGAAGCTGGAACAGGGCTTTGACGTTTAA
- a CDS encoding flavin prenyltransferase UbiX: protein MTGASGAQYGLRLLQCLLAARVRVWLLLSDAARIVIDTETPVSLPEDEARTEDFLRELYGAEPGQLVLFGKRDWFSPVASGTGAASSLVICPASGGTLSAIACGASNNLIERAADVALKERRQLILVPREAPYSEIHLENMLKLTRMGAVILPASPGFYQRPQSIEDLVDFVVARILSQLGIEQSLLPPWGES, encoded by the coding sequence ATGACCGGTGCCTCCGGCGCCCAGTATGGTCTGCGCTTGCTGCAGTGCCTGCTGGCGGCGCGGGTGCGGGTTTGGCTGTTACTGTCCGATGCTGCGCGCATCGTGATCGACACCGAAACCCCGGTTTCCCTGCCGGAGGACGAAGCGCGCACGGAAGACTTCCTGCGCGAGCTTTATGGTGCTGAGCCCGGGCAGCTGGTCCTGTTCGGCAAGCGCGACTGGTTTTCCCCGGTGGCATCCGGGACCGGTGCTGCCAGCAGCCTGGTGATCTGTCCGGCCAGCGGCGGCACGCTGTCGGCCATCGCCTGCGGTGCCTCCAATAACCTGATCGAGCGCGCCGCGGATGTTGCGCTGAAAGAGCGCCGGCAGTTGATCCTGGTCCCGCGCGAGGCGCCTTACTCGGAGATCCATCTGGAGAACATGCTGAAACTTACCCGCATGGGGGCGGTGATCCTGCCGGCGAGCCCCGGGTTCTATCAGCGGCCGCAGTCCATTGAAGACCTGGTGGACTTTGTCGTTGCCAGAATTCTGAGCCAGCTCGGCATCGAACAGAGCCTGTTGCCCCCCTGGGGTGAGAGCTGA
- a CDS encoding glutamine synthetase family protein, with product MTQPDANSWLDTLPKAFLAYLDGRRLDEVECIVPDLNGMSRGKAMPLNKFSPEAPIFLPISIFYQTITGQDVEMDIENQWAESDMALVADMSTAMAVPWAKTPALQIIHDLHDLDGNPIPCAPRNVLKRVIAMYRDKGWQPIVAPELEFYLTRPNVDPNEPIQPPVGRNGRSGTSLQSYSMTAIDEYGPVIDTIYEFAEAAGLHIDSVIQEDGAGQVEFNLTHGDPLLLADQVFYFKRIIREAALKNGMFATFMAKPMRDQPGSAMHIHQSVVDCESGENIFSADDGSASDLFRYFIGGTQKHLREIMPFIAPNVNSYRRFEMADNSSAPTNIGWGYDNRATGLRVPHSGAQDRRLENRVVGVDANPYLAIAASLVCGYLGMVNGVEPSAPATSELNEDQEASFYIPETFDEALRIFDDAEEVRAAMGEDFCQLYAAVKYEEMRLFHREISPWERQHLLLNV from the coding sequence CGTCGTCTGGACGAGGTGGAGTGCATAGTACCGGATCTGAATGGCATGTCGCGCGGCAAGGCGATGCCGCTGAACAAGTTTTCTCCAGAGGCCCCGATCTTCCTGCCCATATCCATTTTCTACCAGACGATTACCGGTCAGGATGTGGAAATGGATATCGAAAACCAGTGGGCCGAAAGCGATATGGCGCTGGTAGCGGATATGTCCACCGCCATGGCGGTGCCCTGGGCGAAGACACCGGCGCTGCAGATTATCCACGACCTGCACGACCTCGACGGTAATCCCATCCCCTGTGCACCGCGCAATGTGTTGAAGCGGGTGATCGCCATGTACCGGGACAAAGGCTGGCAGCCGATCGTGGCGCCGGAGCTGGAGTTCTACCTGACCCGGCCGAATGTGGACCCCAACGAGCCGATCCAGCCGCCGGTGGGCCGCAACGGGCGTTCAGGGACTTCCCTGCAGTCGTACTCCATGACCGCCATCGATGAATACGGACCGGTGATTGATACCATCTACGAATTTGCCGAGGCCGCTGGCCTGCACATCGATTCCGTCATTCAGGAAGACGGCGCCGGACAGGTGGAATTCAACCTTACCCATGGTGACCCGCTGTTACTGGCGGACCAGGTTTTCTACTTCAAACGCATCATTCGTGAGGCGGCGCTGAAAAATGGTATGTTTGCCACCTTTATGGCCAAGCCCATGCGCGACCAGCCCGGTAGCGCCATGCACATTCACCAGAGTGTGGTGGACTGCGAAAGCGGGGAAAATATTTTTTCCGCGGACGACGGCAGCGCTTCAGACCTGTTCCGTTACTTTATCGGCGGTACCCAGAAGCATCTGCGGGAAATCATGCCGTTCATTGCCCCCAACGTGAATTCCTACCGCCGCTTTGAAATGGCGGACAATTCCAGTGCCCCCACCAATATCGGTTGGGGCTATGACAATCGCGCTACCGGGCTGCGGGTACCGCACTCCGGTGCCCAGGACCGCCGCCTGGAAAATCGCGTGGTGGGTGTGGATGCCAATCCCTACCTGGCCATTGCCGCGAGCCTGGTGTGTGGATATCTGGGTATGGTGAACGGGGTGGAGCCCAGCGCGCCTGCAACATCTGAGCTGAATGAAGACCAGGAGGCCAGTTTTTATATCCCGGAGACCTTTGATGAGGCGCTGCGGATCTTTGATGATGCCGAGGAAGTGCGCGCGGCGATGGGGGAGGACTTCTGTCAGCTGTACGCCGCGGTGAAGTATGAGGAAATGCGCCTGTTCCACCGGGAGATTTCACCCTGGGAGCGCCAGCATCTGTTGCTGAATGTTTAG